One genomic window of Mus musculus strain C57BL/6J chromosome 4, GRCm38.p6 C57BL/6J includes the following:
- the Rab42 gene encoding ras-related protein Rab-42 isoform X1, whose amino-acid sequence MEAAGCSYQFRIALLGDAGVGKTSLLRCYVAGARGAAEPDPEPTVGVEFYSRALQLPAGLRVKLQLWDTAGQECFRCGEKCITRSFYRNMVGVLLVFDVTNRESFEHIQAWHQEVVSTQGPDKVVFLLVGHKCDLNTRCVSSQEAEELAASLGMGFMETSAKSNCNVDLAFDTVTSAIEQALQQGDIKLDKDWAGVRLLHRSPNPRSSSRKQDSGTCQC is encoded by the exons ATGGAGGCGGCCGGCTGCAGCTACCAATTTCGGATCGCGCTGCTCGGGGACGCAGGGGTGGGCAAGACGTCACTGCTACGGTGTTACGTGGCGGGCGCGCGGGGGGCGGCGGAGCCGGATCCCGAACCCACTGTAGGCGTGGAGTTCTACAGCCGCGCGCTGCAACTACCCGCTGGGCTGCGAGTCAAACTGCAGCTCTGGGACACCGCAGGCCAAGAGTGCTTCAGGTGCGGCGAGAA GTGCATCACCAGGTCTTTTTACCGGAACATGGTGGGCGTTCTGTTGGTCTTTGATGTGACGAACAGAGAGTCCTTTGAACACATCCAAGCCTGGCACCAGGAGGTCGTATCCACTCAGGGCCCTGACAAGGTGGTCTTCTTACTGGTTGGCCACAAGTGTGACCTGAACACCCGATGCGTAtcctctcaggaagcagaggaactTGCTGCCTCTCTGGGCATGGGCTTCATGGAGACCTCGGCCAAAAGCAACTGCAATGTCGACCTGGCCTTTGACACTGTCACCAGCGCCATCGAACAGGCCCTGCAGCAGGGGGACATCAAGCTGGACAAGGACTGGGCGGGTGTCCGGCTCCTCCATAGATCTCCAAACCCTAGATCCTCTAGCAGGAAGCAGGACTCAGGCACATGCCAATGTTGA
- the Rab42 gene encoding ras-related protein Rab-42, with the protein MEAAGCSYQFRIALLGDAGVGKTSLLRCYVAGARGAAEPDPEPTVGVEFYSRALQLPAGLRVKLQLWDTAGQECFRCITRSFYRNMVGVLLVFDVTNRESFEHIQAWHQEVVSTQGPDKVVFLLVGHKCDLNTRCVSSQEAEELAASLGMGFMETSAKSNCNVDLAFDTVTSAIEQALQQGDIKLDKDWAGVRLLHRSPNPRSSSRKQDSGTCQC; encoded by the exons ATGGAGGCGGCCGGCTGCAGCTACCAATTTCGGATCGCGCTGCTCGGGGACGCAGGGGTGGGCAAGACGTCACTGCTACGGTGTTACGTGGCGGGCGCGCGGGGGGCGGCGGAGCCGGATCCCGAACCCACTGTAGGCGTGGAGTTCTACAGCCGCGCGCTGCAACTACCCGCTGGGCTGCGAGTCAAACTGCAGCTCTGGGACACCGCAGGCCAAGAGTGCTTCAG GTGCATCACCAGGTCTTTTTACCGGAACATGGTGGGCGTTCTGTTGGTCTTTGATGTGACGAACAGAGAGTCCTTTGAACACATCCAAGCCTGGCACCAGGAGGTCGTATCCACTCAGGGCCCTGACAAGGTGGTCTTCTTACTGGTTGGCCACAAGTGTGACCTGAACACCCGATGCGTAtcctctcaggaagcagaggaactTGCTGCCTCTCTGGGCATGGGCTTCATGGAGACCTCGGCCAAAAGCAACTGCAATGTCGACCTGGCCTTTGACACTGTCACCAGCGCCATCGAACAGGCCCTGCAGCAGGGGGACATCAAGCTGGACAAGGACTGGGCGGGTGTCCGGCTCCTCCATAGATCTCCAAACCCTAGATCCTCTAGCAGGAAGCAGGACTCAGGCACATGCCAATGTTGA
- the Trnau1ap gene encoding tRNA selenocysteine 1-associated protein 1 isoform X2: MLYEFFVKVYPSCRGGKVVLDPTGVSKGYGFVKFTDELEQKRALTECQGAVGLGCKPVRLSVAIPKASRVKPVEYSQMYSYSYNQYYQQYQNYYAQWGYDQNTGSYSYSYPQYGYTQSTMQTYEEVGDDALEDPAPQLDVTEANKEFMEQSEELYDALMDCHWQPLDTVSSEIPAMM, encoded by the exons ATGCTGTATGAGTTCTTTGTCAAAGTCTACCCGTCCTGCCGGGGAGGCAAGGTGGTTTTGGACCCAACAGGCGTGTCTAA GGGCTATGGTTTTGTGAAATTCACAGATGAGTTGGAACAGAAGCGAGCCTTGACGGAGTGCCAGGGAGCAGTGGGACTGGGGTGTAAACCCGTGCGGCTGAGTGTGGCCATCCCTAAAGC GAGCCGGGTAAAGCCAGTGGAGTACAGCCAGATGTACAGTTACAGCTACAACCAGTATTACCAGCAGTACCAGAACTACTATGCCCAGTGGGGCTATGACCAGAACACAggcagctacagctacagctacccCCAGTATGGCTACACCCAGAGCACCATGCAG ACATATGAAGAGGTTGGGGATGATGCTCTGGAAG ACCCAGCCCCACAGCTGGATGTGACTGAAGCCAACAAAGAGTTCATGGAGCAGAGCGAGGAACTGTACGATGCTCTGATGGACTGTCACTGGCAGCCCCTGGACACTGTATCCTCAGAGATCCCAGCTATGATGTAG